In the Flagellimonas sp. HMM57 genome, one interval contains:
- a CDS encoding FadR/GntR family transcriptional regulator: MKVEILTNYEKHDVQQKIIAKLRDLIEYKNLEPGDKLPSERMLSEKFEVSRSNVREAIQKLEFFGILNSKPQSGTFIADIGRVAMSGMLDDILRLEDPDFKSLVETRILLELKTVKLASLRRTEEDLVKMRDALDAYKNKVLNEQDAVEEDLLFHLAIANASKNSTMNTFMLIITPEIITNFEKYHVCDSNQSFLGIQEHEDIYEAIKKQDPKMAREKMKVHFKTLYQYCYNTKE; the protein is encoded by the coding sequence ATGAAAGTTGAAATACTAACAAATTACGAAAAGCACGATGTACAACAGAAAATAATTGCAAAGCTTCGTGATTTAATTGAATACAAGAATTTAGAGCCCGGAGATAAATTACCATCGGAACGGATGTTGTCCGAAAAGTTTGAGGTGAGCAGAAGTAATGTTAGAGAGGCGATACAGAAATTGGAGTTTTTTGGAATTTTGAATTCGAAGCCTCAAAGCGGAACTTTCATCGCAGATATTGGTAGGGTAGCCATGAGCGGTATGTTGGACGATATTTTACGTTTAGAGGACCCAGATTTCAAATCTCTCGTAGAAACAAGGATTCTGCTGGAGTTGAAGACAGTAAAACTCGCTTCGTTAAGGAGGACAGAAGAAGATTTAGTTAAAATGAGGGATGCCCTTGATGCATATAAGAACAAAGTTCTCAACGAGCAGGATGCAGTAGAGGAAGATTTACTTTTTCATCTGGCCATAGCCAATGCAAGTAAGAATAGTACCATGAATACGTTCATGTTGATAATTACCCCAGAAATCATTACAAATTTTGAGAAGTATCATGTTTGTGATAGCAATCAATCCTTTTTAGGAATTCAAGAGCATGAAGATATTTATGAAGCCATAAAAAAGCAGGACCCAAAAATGGCAAGAGAGAAAATGAAGGTCCATTTTAAAACGCTGTATCAATACTGTTACAACACAAAAGAATAG